One stretch of Harmonia axyridis chromosome 1, icHarAxyr1.1, whole genome shotgun sequence DNA includes these proteins:
- the LOC123674192 gene encoding 40S ribosomal protein S2-like yields MLCGSFILVFLVSLWGNKIGKPHTIPCKLTGKCDSVTVRLIPAPRGTGIVSAPVPKKLLQMAGVEDCYTSSKGSTCTLGNFAKATFAAIAKTYSYLTPDLWPENVLTKTSYQEFSDFLSAIKPKKSTGSFIHIDPEAEIEDGMARRCLLGKNGDSIRLWVTGVARTTLHILRVCLNED; encoded by the exons ATGTTATGTGGATCATTTATATTAGTTTTTCTTGTATCGTTA TGGGGAAATAAAATTGGTAAACCACACACAATACCCTGCAAGTTGACTGGCAAATGTGACAGTGTTACCGTGAGGCTGATTCCAGCTCCCAGAGGTACAGGCATAGTGTCTGCTCCAGTTCCAAAGAAATTGTTGCAAATGGCTGGTGTTGAAGATTGTTACACCTCTTCCAAAGGTTCAACTTGTACTTTGGGTAATTTCGCCAAGGCCACATTTGCAGCCATTGCAAAGACTTACTCTTACCTTACCCCTGATTTGTGGCCTGAAAATGTTCTGACTAAAACATCTTATCAGGAGTTTTCAGACTTTTTGTCGGCAATAAAGCCTAAAAAATCCACCGGCAGTTTTATTCACATAGATCCAGAAGCTGAAATTGAAGATGGCATGGCTAGACGATGTCTGCTTGGGAAAAATGGAGATTCAATTCGCTTGTGGGTAACAGGTGTTGCCAGGACAACGCTTCATATTTTACGTGTTTGTTTGAATGAGGACTAA